The Bacillota bacterium DNA window CGCAGTCGAGCAGGGTCGGGATATCGATAAGGCTGGCAAGATCATTTATGACTTTTCCGCCCATGAAGCCGGGTCCGTATGCAATCATCGGCACGCGAATCGAACTTTCATGGCATGAGCGCTTATATTCGGGATTTCGAGTTTTAAAATGTGTCCCATGGTCAGAGGTGTAGATGAATATGGTATTTTCAAGATATCCATAAGTTTTAAGCGTATCCATAAGTTTTCCGACGTTGTTGTCAAGGGCGTTGCAGGCGCCGAGATAATCCGGGTAGTTTTCTTTCCAGTTGCCGCCTGTGCCGATAAGGTCGCCAGGAACCTCAAAATCCTTCCATTTTTCCTTGCTTCCGTCGGGGCCTTCATAAATTTTATGGTCGTTCTGGTGGTGCGGCTCGATATGCGATATAAATAGGAAAAATGGCCTGTTGCTGTTTTTGTCACGATTCCGTATGTAATCCAAGGCAAATTCCTGTATGCAGTCTGCGCGGAACCCGACAAAATCATGCTGTTTGTTTTCATTGTCGAAAACATGACCATTATATCCGTGCGATGTGAACTCCAGAACATCGGATGCCATCCAATATTTATAGCCTCCGCGGCGTTCTTCGGGGACAGGGCTGTCCTTGTAGTTATGTTCATTGTCGCTCGCAAGATGCCACTTTCCAACATATGCTGTATCGTAACCGGCATCATTGAAACACTCCGCAATAGTCCGCGTATCCTTCGGAAGCGGCATTGCGTTTACAAAACAATTCAGCTCAGCTGCATATTTCC harbors:
- a CDS encoding sulfatase-like hydrolase/transferase; the encoded protein is MSSKRPNIVFMFSDQQRFDTLGCYGQKLPVTPNLDRLAREGTKFNFAFTCQPVCGPARACLQTGKYAAELNCFVNAMPLPKDTRTIAECFNDAGYDTAYVGKWHLASDNEHNYKDSPVPEERRGGYKYWMASDVLEFTSHGYNGHVFDNENKQHDFVGFRADCIQEFALDYIRNRDKNSNRPFFLFISHIEPHHQNDHKIYEGPDGSKEKWKDFEVPGDLIGTGGNWKENYPDYLGACNALDNNVGKLMDTLKTYGYLENTIFIYTSDHGTHFKTRNPEYKRSCHESSIRVPMIAYGPGFMGGKVINDLASLIDIPTLLDCAEIEKPDGFRGNSLLKLAKGEAENWPDAVFLQISENHIGRAVRTDKWTYSVRALGDAGTQKDADVYYDYLLYDLENDYYQKNNLIGKPGYENITASLRQILKEKMAEAGEEMPEILPNTMAPEEWHQFNEFTPSKRKAI